A single Corticium candelabrum chromosome 12, ooCorCand1.1, whole genome shotgun sequence DNA region contains:
- the LOC134188171 gene encoding protein phosphatase 1H-like: protein MGGIESIPTPRETRALEKVDTLEEKHPSSHRPGFLDVSSQQLDESKDHETRPILSPSDGNRLPWNCGYAETINAGKSFHRNEDQASYAHEIIRYRDEDQSKQEVSIPVWFFGVFDGHAGGGASMYSSHICHQRVLTNLYSIRELLTRPDRVIQPEEDFMMGSTSPPIDVRDLIKGALEQAFFDVDDQIREDRMVWRISGGCTALVSLFIDQTLYVANAGDCRAIIIRDGEIVEMSMDFTPETDRQRIQAIAFMQPQLLGDFFGRLQFQRRIRSKDIGNVVLCRDKHMTGWAYKEVEDEDVKRMPMVQGEGKRARLLATIATTRGFGDNDLEAPGGLYIKPFLTPMPEIRLYDLTDHESLSHDDVLVVASDGLWERLTNEEARDLVMKSLQHESANDRYTKAARNLVQSARGQLTSKGWRTERDELASGDDITCFVIPLKKAGQHMSATTYRRDKTSSPSSTSDEATTSKALDAPHEKMETEIVTTKDAGDDAVKAVGDDSDRLDAAADVETPKADVALKVMESDEVTGYVVV, encoded by the exons ATGGGAGGGATTGAATCAATACCTACTCCGAGGGAAACGAGGGCACTTGAGAAAGTGGACACTTTGGAGGAAAAACATCCCTCCAGTCATCGTCCTGGGTTTCTAGACGTCAGCTCACAGCAGCTCGATGAATCAAAGGATCATGAAACTCGTCCGATCTTGTCACCATCGGATGGCAATCGACTTCCCTGGAATTGCGGATATGCTGA GACGATTAATGCTGGGAAGAGTTTTCATCGGAATGAAGATCAAGCGTCGTATGCACATGAGATTATTCGTTATAGAGACGAAGATCAGTCGAAACAAGAG GTTTCTATCCCTGTGTGGTTCTTTGGTGTATTCGATGGCCATGCAGGCGGTGGAGCTTCCATGTACTCCTCACACATTTGCCACCAGCGCGTCTTAACAAATCTCTACAGCATTCGCGAGCTCTTGACTCGTCCTGACCGCGTCATTCAGCCAGAAGAAGATTTCATGATGGGTTCCACATCTCCGCCTATTGACGTAAGGGATCTCATCAAGGGGGCACTAGAGCAGGCCTTCTTTGATGTG GATGATCAGATACGAGAGGATCGGATGGTGTGGCGTATTTCTGGTGGTTGTACGGCATTGGTGTCACTTTTTATCGACCAGACGTTGTATGTTGCCAATGCAGGAGACTGCAG GGCCATCATAATTCGTGATGGAGAAATTGTAGAAATGTCTATGGATTTCACTCCAGAAACTGATCGACAAAGAATCCAAGCTATA GCGTTCATGCAACCTCAACTATTGGGCGATTTCTTCGGTCGCTTGCAGTTCCAGCGACGCATTCGAAGTAAAGACATTGGTAACGTTGTCCTGTgcagagacaaacatatgacCGGATG GGCGTACAAAGAGGTTGAAGACGAAGATGTGAAGAGAATGCCGATGGTACAAGGGGAAGGAAAAAGA GCACGGCTGTTAGCAACTATTGCTACAACCCGAGGGTTTGGTGATAACGACCTTGAAGCTCCTGGTGGTCTCTACATCAAACCGTTTCTCACTCCCATGCCGGAG ATCCGATTGTATGACTTGACTGATCATGAATCATTGAGCCATGATGACGTCCTCGTTGTTGCTAGTGATGGTTTGTGGGAGAGACTGACGAATGAGGAG GCTAGAGATTTGGTGATGAAATCGTTGCAGCATGAGTCTGCTAATGACAG gtACACGAAAGCCGCCAGGAATCTGGTGCAGTCCGCTCGCGGCCAGTTAACAAGCAAAGGCTGGAGAACGGAGCGCGATGAACTAGCCAGCGGAGACGACATCACATGCTTTGTCATACCACTGAAGAAAGCAGGCCAACACATGTCTGCAACAACGTATCGAAGAGACAAGACATCATCACCGTCATCAACATCAGACGAAGCTACGACCAGTAAAGCCCTGGATGCTCCACATGAGAAAATGGAGACAGAAATAGTGACAACTAAAGATGCTGGTGATGATGCTGTCAAAGCAGTGGGTGATGATAGTGACCGTCTGGAtgctgctgcagacgttgagaCACCGAAGGCTGATGTTGCATTGAAGGTCATGGAATCGGATGAGGTAACTGGGTATGTTGTAGTTTGA
- the LOC134188229 gene encoding uncharacterized protein LOC134188229: MSDSNHSVLSSSSYTSGSWSQISCSGSDCSWSGSINRFLEHFRLSHDPHDFPTALIPEFKLAQCPGCKHWYRRINQHLPKCKAYLNLSKNAPSSLSQPVCGSSNNDSTPSNSGQHQSSGHCKKNLGPPTSLQQSMSDLMSADRERAGLGCPKRTLSASREEVAWAFVGSLSTESILSAPIPRSVQQIASCLKSTFQDCCAIPLRKLESNPNDSAAWKLLFLIPRMLLQPGRGEKQSGIKKAMQLQQKFLNFQWEELIQLEKPSAVSKPSRLAQEQKKNAALRLIRCGEISKAAKVIISNGLAPASEETILKLKSKHPSHHSNVQVDGLKSQSANGLHLSLVAFLKAVHRCPKGSGSGPSGWRFEHLRDLCDNSVTRDGLFAICSTIAKGKIPTDIISLVSASRLIAIPKSNGDVRPIAIGECLRRLTAKAVCVDCKDSFSSYFNPVQHGVATPSGSELVIHHIQLLLEANPSWVMIKSDISNAFNSVDRQCLLSNVSSNFPELLPHVNQMYGVSSPLIFQKGSESVILSSEQGVHQGDPLGPVLFATSIHSTLVALQAKFPEVVLLAYLDDVFIVGQNNMALQVFASLEESFLPLNLKINQSKCELLSLQGDSNPSPIPTSTSGSVVLGSPVGTTSFVRSFCLSAAESGEDFCSRICNLDDSQSSVLLLRHCHSTRLNHLARTVPVSLLIPAAQKHDRTSCQTFRNILGTEDLSPALWNQISLPVKKGGFGVSSLERVSPAAFLAGWAHTCQSLLDRFPGSGSLLSPLSDPSESDGQIVHDLDEAAAMIPPLLLSDEDPKPVSYARHELLLADARKLQHRLSNAIAQKDTTALLASVVSDKDSARLQSLQGPYAGAWLDSIPSSRKFALSSPEFNLASCMRLGIPLPFGEWVVNCECGSKLDAEGFHLLTCKSGGGPNWQHNSLVASWSDCLLDLGIHHRKEPRNRYSNSDDRPDIVVFDSENGSSLDLDVSFAHPWSKDYLKRTARICGFAAKKREDLKFSKYDQERLASGDSPAFTPLVFEHFGCWGEKAVDYLRVLSRKSRDAVGKSNMADFINFWRKRISVQIQKCNSRVLLRKIDRLTNSRRPYNHGQDWDAQSIWAS; encoded by the coding sequence ATGTCTGACAGCAATCATTCCGTTCTCTCGTCGTCGTCGTACACGTCAGGATCCTGGTCTCAAATTTCGTGTAGCGGTTCTGACTGTTCTTGGTCGGGTTCAATCAATAGATTTCTGGAGCATTTTCGTTTGAGTCATGATCCACACGACTTTCCAACGGCTCTGATACCCGAATTCAAACTGGCACAATGCCCCGGATGTAAGCATTGGTACAGGCGGATCAACCAACACCTTCCAAAATGTAAAGCTTACCTCAACTTGTCAAAGAACGCCCCGTCATCTTTATCTCAACCGGTTTGCGGAAGCTCAAACAATGACTCAACTCCATCAAATTCTGGTCAACATCAGTCATCCGGGCATTGCAAGAAGAACCTCGGACCCCCAACATCTCTTCAGCAGTCTATGTCTGATCTCATGTCTGCAGATCGTGAAAGAGCTGGCCTTGGTTGTCCGAAGCGCACTTTGTCTGCTTCGCGGGAAGAAGTAGCCTGGGCATTTGTAGGTTCTCTGTCTACTGAGTCTATTTTGTCTGCGCCAATTCCTCGGTCCGTCCAACAAATTGCATCTTGTCTCAAGTCAACTTTTCAAGACTGTTGCGCTATTCCACTTCGTAAGCTTGAGTCAAATCCAAACGATTCTGCTGCATGGAAGCTACTCTTCCTAATTCCAAGAATGCTTCTACAACCTGGCCGCGGAGAAAAACAGTCTGGCATCAAGAAGGCCATGCAGTTGCAACagaaatttttaaattttcagTGGGAAGAGTTGATTCAACTAGAAAAACCTTCAGCAGTTTCGAAACCTAGTCGTCTTGCACAAGAGCAGAAAAAGAATGCTGCCCTGAGGCTCATTCGCTGTGGTGAAATTTCGAAGGCAGCCAAGGTCATCATCAGCAATGGTTTAGCTCCAGCCTCAGAGGAAACGATCTTGAAGCTGAAAAGCAAACATCCAAGTCATCATTCAAATGTTCAAGTTGACGGTCTCAAGTCTCAATCTGCCAACGGGCTTCACCTCTCTTTGGTTGCTTTTCTCAAGGCTGTCCACAGATGCCCCAAAGGCTCTGGGTCAGGACCCTCTGGTTGGCGTTTTGAACATTTACGAGACTTGTGTGACAACAGTGTAACCAGAGACGGTCTTTTTGCAATCTGTTCTACCATTGCTAAGGGTAAGATTCCCACTGACATTATCTCTTTAGTGTCTGCTTCTCGTCTTATTGCCATCCCTAAGAGCAATGGTGATGTTCGTCCCATTGCTATTGGAGAGTGTTTGAGGCGTTTGACTGCTAAAGCTGTTTGTGTCGATTGCAAGGACTCGTTTTCATCATATTTCAACCCTGTTCAACATGGAGTTGCTACTCCTTCTGGTTCAGAGCTCGTTATCCATCACATTCAGCTTCTTTTGGAAGCCAACCCTTCTTGGGTTATGATTAAGTCGGACATCTCAAATGCGTTCAACAGTGTCGACCGACAATGTCTTCTGTCTAATGTCAGTTCCAACTTTCCGGAACTCTTGCCCCATGTCAATCAGATGTATGGAGTCTCGAGCCCTCTCATCTTCCAAAAGGGTTCAGAATCAGTCATTCTCTCTTCGGAACAGGGGGTGCATCAAGGGGACCCGTTAGGTCctgttttgtttgctacaTCAATTCACTCCACACTTGTTGCTCTGCAAGCTAAATTTCCGGAGGTTGTTTTGCTTGCCTACCTAGATGATGTTTTCATTGTGGGTCAAAACAACATGGCACTTCAAGTCTTTGCTTCTCTAGAAGAGTCATTCTTACCGCTCAATCTAAAGATCAATCAATCAAAATGTGAGTTGCTGTCTCTTCAGGGTGATAGTAATCCATCTCCTATTCCTACATCAACATCTGGTTCTGTTGTCTTGGGATCTCCAGTAGGCACCACAAGTTTTGTCCGTTCTTTCTGCCTATCTGCTGCAGAGTCTGGAGAAGACTTTTGTTCTCGGATATGCAACCTTGATGATAGTCAGAGCTCAGTTCTGCTTTTACGTCATTGCCACTCCACACGTCTTAACCACTTAGCCAGGACAGTTCCTGTTTCTCTTTTGATACCTGCAGCTCAGAAGCACGACCGAACTAGTTGTCAAACGTTCAGGAACATTCTTGGTACAGAGGATCTGTCACCCGCGCTTTGGAATCAGATATCGCTTCCTGTTAAGAAAGGTGGCTTTGGTGTTTCGTCTCTGGAGAGAGTTTCGCCTGCCGCCTTTCTTGCTGGTTGGGCACACACTTGCCAATCACTTCTAGACAGGTTTCCAGGTTCAGGTTCCCTGCTGTCGCCTCTGTCAGATCCATCTGAATCTGATGGCCAAATTGTCCATGACCTAGACGAGGCAGCCGCTATGATTCCGCCACTGTTACTATCTGATGAAGATCCGAAACCAGTTTCGTACGCCCGCCATGAGCTTCTTTTAGCAGATGcaagaaaattgcaacacaGACTATCCAATGCTATTGCTCAAAAAGACACCACAGCCCTTTTAGCGTCAGTCGTCTCTGACAAAGATTCAGCACGATTACAATCTCTTCAAGGCCCCTACGCGGGAGCTTGGCTCGACTCTATACCCTCCTCTCGCAAGTTCGCGCTATCGTCTCCGGAATTTAATTTGGCGTCTTGCATGAGGTTGGGGATACCCTTGCCATTTGGAGAATGGGTTGTAAATTGCGAATGTGGATCAAAACTCGACGCTGAAGGTTTCCACCTACTTACTTGCAAGTCTGGCGGCGGTCCCAACTGGCAACACAACAGCCTTGTCGCAAGCTGGTCCGACTGCCTTCTCGATCTTGGTATACATCACCGAAAGGAGCCTCGCAACAGATACAGCAACAGCGATGATAGGCCTGATATCGTCGTATTTGACAGCGAAAATGGCTCATCTCTAGATCTAGATGTTTCATTCGCCCACCCCTGGAGCAAAGACTATCTGAAACGAACAGCTCGAATCTGCGGATTTGCTGCCAAAAAACGTGAGGACCTCAAGTTTTCAAAATATGATCAGGAACGTCTAGCAAGTGGTGACTCACCAGCATTCACACCtctagttttcgagcactttggctGCTGGGGTGAGAAAGCTGTCGATTACTTAAGGGTACTTTCGAGAAAATCTAGGGATGCTGTTGGAAAATCCAACATGGCTGACTTCATAAATTTTTGGCGTAAGCGCATCTCTGTTCAGATTCAAAAGTGCAATTCAAGGGTCCTATTAAGGAAGATTGACAGGCTTACCAACTCAAGGAGACCATACAATCACGGTCAAGACTGGGATGCCCAGTCTATTTGGGCttcataa